A genomic segment from Leptospira yasudae encodes:
- a CDS encoding S41 family peptidase, producing the protein MLLSTLLTIFILYCEPTSGKSPVKADFTLKDFDNVVSTVSRYYIDKNIDKNRAYREAAIYALLALPHSIYLYPESYFKEREKYEEKDEIFPGKTFKISTDDSFVLFDPDYAEVEKIRDRKLKEDANKAKVSDDEVKKIVEREKIRKNVLSAKWEQTGFSKKDFDRILAFIETNLDKYKDSPLKDPFGESEEKTKEPFTMNDVMLAAANGYLSSLDPHSNVFLRSAWEESMAKIQDGSFEGIGAILSGGGNREVVVENPLEGRPAVNAGIRSGDVILAVDGKSIKGILLDKVVEKIKGKKGSKVALTIQRKGVPGTLNIEVVRDTIEIKNLSSKLIEGHEHIGYIKLTGFVKSEDGPSVDRELVDKYRELEKEAQAKGTKLKAVILDLRSNAGGYLDLAIDIADMFIEKGLIVSTKSPNRSPEDAYAKNKDITNLPLAVLINAKSASASEIVASAIKHHGRGLILGERTFGKATVQKLMPLGNDYLIKLTQARYYSPSGNTIQVVGVKPDIDISSEEDGSFPFRFREENMWNHLSELPAEAEEKSSFDVKKLEAWVQKNGKSAEFIAAHKNDPIKPDYQLIRSLDYIEALINTQKKK; encoded by the coding sequence TTGTTACTTTCCACTCTTTTGACCATTTTTATCCTGTACTGCGAGCCTACATCCGGCAAGTCCCCGGTCAAGGCGGACTTTACCCTCAAGGATTTCGATAACGTGGTGAGTACCGTTTCCCGGTATTACATCGACAAAAACATCGATAAAAACCGCGCGTATCGGGAAGCCGCCATCTACGCTCTTTTAGCCCTTCCTCATTCCATTTATCTCTATCCCGAAAGTTATTTCAAGGAAAGAGAGAAATACGAAGAGAAAGACGAAATTTTTCCGGGCAAAACTTTCAAAATTTCAACGGATGATTCCTTCGTTCTTTTCGATCCGGACTACGCCGAAGTCGAAAAGATCCGCGACCGCAAACTGAAAGAGGACGCGAACAAGGCCAAGGTCAGCGACGACGAAGTCAAAAAGATCGTGGAGCGCGAAAAGATCCGCAAGAACGTTCTTTCCGCCAAGTGGGAACAAACCGGTTTTAGTAAAAAAGATTTTGATAGAATTCTCGCGTTCATCGAAACCAATCTCGACAAATACAAGGATTCTCCGTTGAAAGATCCGTTCGGAGAATCGGAGGAAAAAACGAAAGAACCGTTTACGATGAACGACGTGATGCTCGCGGCGGCGAACGGTTATCTTTCCTCTCTCGATCCTCATAGCAACGTATTCTTAAGATCCGCTTGGGAAGAATCCATGGCGAAAATCCAAGACGGAAGTTTCGAAGGAATCGGCGCGATTCTTTCGGGCGGCGGAAACAGGGAAGTCGTCGTCGAAAATCCTCTCGAAGGAAGACCCGCGGTCAACGCAGGAATCCGTTCCGGCGACGTGATCCTCGCAGTCGACGGAAAGTCGATCAAAGGAATTCTTTTGGATAAGGTCGTAGAAAAGATCAAAGGAAAAAAAGGTTCCAAGGTCGCCCTTACGATTCAAAGAAAGGGGGTTCCGGGAACTCTGAACATCGAAGTCGTACGCGATACGATCGAAATCAAAAACCTGAGCAGCAAGTTGATCGAAGGTCACGAACATATCGGTTACATCAAACTCACCGGTTTCGTGAAATCGGAAGACGGTCCTTCCGTAGACCGGGAACTCGTGGATAAGTACAGAGAACTCGAAAAAGAAGCGCAAGCCAAAGGAACCAAACTCAAAGCGGTGATCTTGGATCTGAGAAGCAACGCGGGCGGTTATCTGGATCTCGCGATCGACATCGCGGATATGTTCATCGAAAAGGGTTTGATCGTTTCCACAAAAAGCCCGAACCGCAGTCCCGAAGACGCGTATGCGAAGAATAAGGACATCACCAATTTACCGTTAGCCGTTCTGATCAACGCGAAGTCCGCTTCCGCTTCCGAGATCGTAGCGAGTGCGATCAAACACCACGGCAGAGGTTTGATTCTCGGCGAAAGAACCTTCGGAAAAGCGACGGTTCAGAAACTGATGCCTCTCGGAAACGACTACTTGATCAAACTCACGCAGGCTCGTTATTATTCTCCGTCCGGAAACACGATTCAGGTCGTGGGAGTAAAACCGGACATCGATATTTCCTCCGAAGAAGACGGAAGTTTTCCGTTCCGATTCCGCGAGGAAAACATGTGGAATCACCTTTCTGAACTTCCCGCGGAAGCGGAGGAAAAGAGTTCCTTTGACGTGAAAAAACTCGAGGCATGGGTTCAAAAGAACGGAAAATCCGCCGAGTTCATCGCGGCGCATAAGAACGATCCGATCAAACCGGACTATCAATTGATTCGTTCCTTGGATTATATCGAAGCACTGATCAACACGCAAAAAAAGAAGTAA
- the omp85 gene encoding Omp85 family outer membrane protein, with the protein MKRSKKNTKTNSFLSEIFGKEGNFFHNRFLSKTFAFLFCIGCALISFFEVSAQENFSGCDKPEERKDLPFKIDRVKQMCKKDLDNKKEGWYPTGLPLINSDPNEGIGYGVRAYAYNNGKKSDPFFEYTPYRLRFFAQYFNTTKNAQYHQLSLDMPYVANTQWRLRADALLTITPTTLYFGVGESTLKPLTYQERNQPGAPQVTNAQYGSQESAFMYQRPGGPGDPIELGGRTYSGIPAGPAFNVTDRMYNRYTIQTPQLNFSTERSFFHGTVRLVAGFRLSNNIVQANDGKFVKSIDPIFDGTPLSNSGEVPNAKTRLTEDAEAGKILGYHGGFVNTAKVGLVYDTRDFEPDPNSGVFLEATYEKATKTIGSNFDFQKYFGHAKFFYSPFPKTFEKLVLASRFGFGISDGDVPFFEYRNLWGTENTVSGLGGLRTLRGYKQDRFVGRAMGFGTVEVRWKFYDFSVGGEYFALNLVPFWDFGRVWNDEHKAGLLDYKYSQGLGLRIAWNQATIIMIDYAVSREDKQLFVNFSHVF; encoded by the coding sequence ATGAAACGTTCGAAGAAGAACACAAAGACGAATTCTTTTCTTTCCGAGATTTTTGGCAAAGAGGGAAATTTCTTTCACAACCGATTTCTTTCCAAGACATTCGCGTTCTTGTTTTGCATCGGATGCGCTTTGATTTCCTTCTTTGAAGTTTCCGCTCAGGAGAATTTTTCGGGCTGTGATAAGCCGGAGGAAAGAAAGGATCTTCCGTTTAAAATCGACCGCGTTAAACAGATGTGTAAAAAAGATCTGGATAACAAAAAGGAAGGCTGGTATCCGACGGGACTTCCTTTGATCAATTCCGATCCGAACGAAGGGATCGGCTACGGAGTTCGGGCGTACGCATACAACAACGGAAAGAAGTCCGATCCGTTTTTCGAATATACTCCGTATCGTCTTCGTTTTTTCGCGCAATATTTTAATACGACTAAGAACGCTCAGTATCATCAGCTCAGTTTGGACATGCCGTATGTCGCGAACACGCAGTGGAGATTGCGCGCGGACGCGCTTCTCACGATTACTCCGACCACCTTGTATTTCGGAGTGGGGGAATCCACGTTAAAGCCGCTCACGTATCAGGAACGCAATCAACCGGGCGCTCCGCAGGTCACGAACGCGCAATACGGTTCTCAGGAATCCGCGTTTATGTATCAAAGACCGGGAGGTCCCGGCGATCCGATCGAACTCGGCGGAAGGACGTATTCCGGAATTCCGGCGGGTCCCGCGTTCAACGTGACCGATCGTATGTACAACCGTTATACGATCCAGACTCCCCAGTTGAACTTCAGCACGGAGCGGTCCTTCTTTCACGGAACGGTGCGTCTCGTGGCGGGTTTTCGTCTTTCGAATAACATCGTGCAGGCGAACGACGGTAAGTTCGTAAAATCCATCGACCCGATTTTTGACGGAACCCCTCTCAGCAATTCGGGAGAGGTGCCCAACGCAAAGACGAGATTGACCGAAGACGCGGAAGCGGGAAAGATCCTCGGTTATCACGGCGGCTTTGTGAACACCGCTAAGGTCGGTTTGGTTTACGATACGCGCGACTTTGAACCCGATCCGAACTCGGGCGTCTTCCTGGAAGCGACGTATGAAAAGGCGACCAAAACGATCGGTTCCAACTTCGACTTTCAGAAATACTTCGGACACGCGAAATTCTTTTATAGCCCGTTTCCGAAAACCTTCGAAAAGCTCGTTCTCGCATCGCGTTTCGGTTTCGGAATTTCGGACGGAGACGTTCCGTTTTTCGAATATAGAAATCTTTGGGGAACCGAAAACACCGTGTCCGGTCTCGGGGGCCTTCGAACTCTCCGCGGTTACAAACAGGATCGTTTCGTAGGACGCGCGATGGGCTTCGGAACGGTGGAAGTCCGCTGGAAGTTCTACGACTTTTCCGTAGGCGGGGAATACTTCGCGTTGAACCTCGTTCCTTTTTGGGATTTCGGCCGCGTTTGGAACGACGAACACAAGGCCGGTTTACTGGATTACAAATACTCCCAGGGTTTGGGATTGCGGATCGCTTGGAACCAAGCGACGATCATCATGATCGACTACGCGGTTTCAAGGGAAGACAAACAGCTTTTCGTAAACTTCAGCCACGTATTCTAA
- the omp85 gene encoding Omp85 family outer membrane protein gives MKKFLKLVSIATCMLVLTLTAGSVYAQNKEDCSKLAFVDYSDRKPRTDLPFEISEMRRLRPEDICKKKEGWFPTGLPLLNSDPNVGVGYGVRVFLINNGKKSDPFFEYTPYRFRMFVQYFNTTKNRQYQDISFDAPYIFDSKWRLRGDLIYDTNPNTLYYGIGEKSLETLSYQERNQPGGEVVRNATYHDREKNIYFTRPGGPGDPVELQGGNYSGLPANDAFRVTDRMYNRYDIRSPQANISGEHIFFGGLVRTVAGLRVSQNIVKTFDGQFVKSTDPLTEGTPFSNSGMAPTGKTKVTEDAEAGRIIGANGGNVNSVRFGLVLDTRDLEPDPNRGIFLEATYEKVAKSLGSDFQYSKYFTQMKVFYSPFPKTFDKLVIAGRGAFGMTDGDAPFFEYRNLWSTEGGITGLGGLRTLRGYKQDRFSGRAMGWGNVEVRWKFFDFTVAGQHFALNLVPFVDFGRVWNDEHNVGLKDYKYSRGLGFRIAWNQSTILMLDYAVSKEDKQIFMNFNHIF, from the coding sequence ATGAAGAAATTTCTGAAACTCGTAAGTATTGCAACCTGTATGCTCGTTCTGACCTTAACCGCTGGGTCGGTGTATGCGCAAAACAAAGAGGATTGTTCCAAGCTCGCGTTTGTGGATTACAGCGATCGAAAGCCAAGAACGGATCTGCCCTTTGAAATCTCGGAAATGAGACGGTTGAGACCCGAAGACATCTGTAAAAAGAAAGAAGGTTGGTTCCCGACAGGACTTCCTCTTTTGAACTCCGACCCGAACGTGGGCGTCGGTTACGGGGTCCGCGTATTCTTGATCAACAACGGAAAAAAGTCCGATCCGTTTTTTGAATATACTCCTTATCGTTTTCGAATGTTTGTGCAGTATTTTAACACGACCAAAAACAGACAGTATCAGGACATCAGCTTCGACGCCCCTTATATCTTCGATTCGAAGTGGAGATTGCGCGGAGATTTGATCTATGATACGAATCCAAACACGTTGTATTACGGGATCGGGGAGAAGTCCCTTGAAACCCTCTCGTATCAGGAAAGAAACCAACCCGGCGGAGAAGTTGTACGAAACGCAACGTATCACGATCGGGAAAAGAATATTTATTTCACAAGACCCGGCGGTCCGGGAGATCCGGTCGAGTTGCAGGGAGGGAATTATTCGGGACTTCCTGCCAACGACGCGTTTCGCGTAACGGATCGGATGTACAACCGATACGATATCCGTTCTCCTCAGGCGAATATCAGCGGCGAGCATATCTTCTTCGGAGGTTTGGTTCGTACCGTAGCGGGACTTCGCGTTTCGCAAAACATCGTAAAGACCTTTGACGGTCAGTTCGTAAAGAGTACGGATCCTTTGACGGAAGGAACCCCTTTCAGTAATTCGGGTATGGCTCCTACGGGAAAAACCAAAGTGACCGAAGACGCGGAAGCGGGAAGAATCATCGGCGCCAATGGTGGAAACGTAAACTCGGTCCGCTTCGGTCTGGTATTGGATACCCGGGATTTGGAACCGGACCCGAACCGAGGGATTTTCCTGGAAGCGACGTATGAAAAGGTCGCCAAGTCCTTGGGTTCCGACTTTCAATATTCGAAATATTTCACTCAGATGAAAGTCTTCTACAGCCCGTTCCCGAAAACGTTTGATAAACTCGTAATTGCGGGCCGCGGCGCTTTCGGTATGACCGATGGGGACGCTCCTTTTTTCGAATATAGAAACCTTTGGTCGACCGAAGGCGGGATTACCGGTCTCGGAGGTTTAAGAACCTTACGCGGTTACAAACAGGATCGTTTTTCCGGTAGAGCGATGGGATGGGGAAACGTTGAAGTCCGTTGGAAGTTTTTCGATTTCACCGTTGCGGGTCAACACTTCGCATTGAACCTCGTTCCGTTTGTGGATTTCGGTCGGGTTTGGAACGATGAACACAACGTAGGACTCAAAGATTATAAATATTCCCGAGGTTTGGGATTTCGAATCGCATGGAATCAGAGTACGATCCTGATGTTGGATTACGCGGTTTCCAAGGAAGACAAACAGATATTTATGAACTTTAACCACATTTTCTGA
- the nadB gene encoding L-aspartate oxidase — protein sequence MPRIKTDFLVLGSGITGLFAALKLAPYGSVLIVTKKSDYESNTNYAQGGIASVFAEGDRLSDHIKDTLEAGAWLCDPAAVQVLVEEGPPLVKELLNYGVPFNLEPSGKFDLSREGGHGKNRIVHAHDRTGREIEKTLLGVVKQNPNIQILEYHTLVDLITPHHLKQKGLVCYGAYVLSNHSGEVFPILAKETILATGGAGQVYSHTTNPKIATGDGVASAYRAGALIKNMEFYQFHPTALYHEDGDSFLISEAVRGKGAILLNKDGEPFMKRYHAMADLAPRDVVARAIDSEMKKRGEAHVYLDVTHLPSDQIKDSFPSIYEKCKELGIDITTDRIPVVPVAHFLCGGVASDLDGRTTIPNLSTAGETACTGVHGGNRLASNSLLECLVFSNRIAKRIAKEKPEFTKAHEEIPSWNKEGMVNTEEWVLISHDLNEIKNTMSNYVGIVRSNLRLERAKRRMDLIYDEVKDYYNRTIITNPLIELRNLVIVAELIIRSALSRTESRGLHFSTDYPENRNPSRIDTEMRNDKISL from the coding sequence ATGCCCCGTATCAAAACGGACTTTTTAGTCTTAGGGAGCGGAATCACGGGCCTCTTTGCGGCCTTGAAACTCGCTCCCTACGGCTCCGTTCTCATCGTCACAAAAAAATCGGACTACGAATCCAACACGAACTACGCGCAAGGCGGAATCGCTTCCGTCTTTGCCGAAGGCGATCGACTTTCAGACCACATAAAGGACACTCTCGAAGCGGGAGCGTGGCTCTGCGATCCGGCGGCAGTTCAAGTCCTCGTGGAAGAAGGTCCTCCCCTCGTCAAAGAACTCCTGAACTACGGCGTTCCGTTCAACCTGGAACCTTCCGGAAAATTCGATCTTTCCCGGGAAGGCGGACACGGAAAAAACCGGATCGTCCACGCGCACGACAGAACGGGAAGGGAAATCGAAAAAACGCTTCTCGGGGTCGTCAAACAAAACCCGAATATTCAAATATTAGAATATCATACTCTTGTGGATCTCATCACCCCTCACCATCTGAAACAGAAAGGGCTCGTTTGCTACGGGGCTTACGTACTTTCCAATCATTCGGGGGAAGTGTTTCCGATTCTCGCTAAGGAAACGATCCTCGCGACCGGAGGAGCCGGTCAGGTTTATTCCCATACGACCAATCCTAAGATCGCGACGGGGGACGGAGTTGCCTCCGCATACAGAGCCGGAGCCCTCATCAAGAATATGGAATTCTATCAGTTCCACCCGACCGCGCTCTATCACGAGGACGGGGATTCTTTTTTAATCTCCGAAGCGGTACGAGGCAAGGGCGCGATTCTCTTGAACAAAGACGGGGAACCGTTTATGAAACGGTATCACGCGATGGCCGACCTGGCGCCGCGGGACGTGGTCGCAAGAGCCATCGACTCGGAGATGAAAAAACGGGGAGAAGCGCACGTCTATCTCGACGTCACACATCTTCCTTCCGATCAAATCAAAGATTCCTTCCCTTCCATCTATGAGAAATGCAAGGAACTCGGAATCGACATCACTACCGATCGAATCCCCGTCGTTCCGGTGGCGCACTTTCTCTGCGGAGGGGTCGCCTCCGATTTGGACGGAAGAACGACCATTCCGAATCTATCCACGGCGGGAGAAACGGCTTGCACCGGAGTCCACGGAGGAAACCGTCTCGCGTCCAACAGCCTTTTGGAATGTTTGGTGTTCTCGAATCGGATCGCAAAACGGATCGCGAAGGAAAAACCGGAATTCACAAAGGCTCACGAGGAAATTCCTTCTTGGAATAAGGAAGGAATGGTCAACACCGAAGAATGGGTCTTGATCTCGCACGATCTCAACGAGATCAAGAACACGATGAGCAACTACGTCGGAATCGTCCGTTCCAATCTCCGTTTGGAAAGAGCGAAACGGAGAATGGATCTGATCTACGACGAAGTGAAGGATTACTACAACCGAACGATCATCACGAATCCGCTGATCGAACTCAGAAACCTCGTGATCGTGGCCGAACTCATCATCCGATCCGCGTTATCGAGAACGGAAAGCAGAGGACTTCACTTTTCCACGGATTATCCCGAAAACAGAAATCCTTCCAGAATCGATACGGAAATGAGAAACGACAAGATTTCGCTTTGA
- the lsa25 gene encoding surface adhesin Lsa25 encodes MKKYKNILILSIALSFFANCEEKLDDTTLGFINEDAKVLLAGMVFFSPYTADPASGTITNNTTGLMWKICTQGQVLRVGQNGTYDCEGINNTSTVIGRYGAALFQYCSLNLNDCNSIALPPVLVGQNPGFTGTSEAYTSCSADRTAGRSDWRLPTYPELKALTASGSLNALLLKFPNTVEDYYWSSWAKENTVDTARAVNFGATHFGDDTEFAKTSRYFVRCVRNLP; translated from the coding sequence ATGAAAAAATATAAGAATATTCTAATACTCAGTATTGCGCTTTCTTTCTTTGCGAATTGCGAGGAAAAACTGGACGATACGACTCTGGGCTTTATCAATGAGGACGCGAAAGTTCTTCTTGCGGGAATGGTTTTTTTCAGTCCCTATACAGCTGACCCAGCGTCCGGAACCATAACGAATAACACGACCGGACTTATGTGGAAAATCTGTACGCAAGGACAAGTTCTTCGCGTGGGACAGAACGGAACATACGACTGCGAAGGAATCAACAACACTTCGACCGTGATCGGAAGATACGGAGCGGCTTTATTTCAATATTGTTCCTTGAATCTTAACGATTGCAACTCGATCGCATTGCCTCCGGTTCTCGTCGGACAAAATCCGGGATTTACCGGAACGAGCGAAGCTTATACTTCCTGCAGTGCGGACCGTACGGCGGGCCGTTCGGATTGGAGACTTCCCACCTATCCCGAGTTAAAGGCACTGACAGCATCGGGAAGTTTGAACGCGCTTCTCTTGAAGTTCCCGAACACCGTAGAGGACTACTACTGGTCCTCATGGGCGAAGGAAAATACGGTGGATACCGCTCGTGCGGTCAATTTCGGAGCCACTCATTTCGGAGACGATACCGAGTTTGCGAAAACGAGCAGATACTTCGTTCGTTGTGTAAGAAATCTTCCTTAA